TAAGAGGCGTGGTGCGTGACCGGGTGGGGCGACCGCAAGGGTCACCCCTACGAAAGCGTTATAAGGGGTGCAGTGCAAGACAGGCGGGCGGCCGCAAGGGTCACCCCTACGGAGGGTTACATGAAGTGCAGTGGGGCGGGCGGACAGAGGCGTCCGCCCCTACGAAAATGTGTTGTAGGGGCGGGGTTCTACCCCGCCCACGGGAGGGGCAAAGCCCCTCCCCTACGCACTCCTTGTTACGCAATACCGCAAAAAAAGAGACGCCCGGAGGCGTCTCTTTTTTGTTGTAAGTAGGCTGTATCTTACTTGTTGTACAGGGCCTTATCGGCGGCAGCCATCTCGGCAAAGATACCTGCGTGCTTCTTACCAACAACAACACGAATCACCAGCAGAGTAGCGATCATCAGGACGATAGCGATAATCATGCAGATCACAACATTCTGCAGCAGGCCAGCGATGATGAAGCTGACGAAGGAAACGGCAGCCACGGTCACACCGTAGGGGATCTGCGTTGCCACATGGTTCAGGTGGAAGCAGTGGGCACCGGCAGAGGCCATGATGGTGGTATCGGAGATGGGGGACAGGTGGTCGCCGCACACGCCGCCGGCGCAGGAAGCTGCCAGGCCGATGGACAGCAGGGTGATCTGGCTATTCCAATCGAACACGGCACAGACCAGGGGAACCATGATGCCGATGGTGCCCCAGGAGGTACCGGTGGCGAAGCCGATGAAGCAGGCCACGATGAAGATAACCGCAGGCAGGAACTTGGCAAGGCTGCCGGTGTTAGCCATGACGCCCTCCACGAAGGCACCCACCTGCAGACCGTTGTCACGGCACAGGCCGCACAGGGTCCAGGCGAAGCAGAGGATCAGGATGGGGGAGATCATCTGAATGAAGCCGTTGGGGATGGACTCCATGGACTTATTGAAGGAGATGAGGCCGCGGAGCCAGTAGTAAATGAAGGTCACAACGATGGCCACGATGGAGCCCAGGCACAGGCCGGTACCGGCGGTGGCATCGGAGAAGGACATGACGAAGTTGTGGTAGTTGTCGCTCTCGGCATCCCACATGCCACCGGTCCAGATCAGGCCGACGATGCACAGGGCGATCAGAACGATAACGGGGAGCAGCAGGTCCAGAACGGAGGAGTGCTTGTCACCTTCCTCATAATCGTCGGCACCGGCGAAGGGACGCTCGGGAGTGGTGAACAGATCGTCCTTGACCTGAGCGTTGTACTCATGCTTCAGCATGGGGCCGTAGTCGATGTTCAGCACGGAGGTGACAATGACCATCACCAGGGTCAGGATGCAGTAATAGTTGAAGGGGATCTGGCTCAGGAACATGCTGATACGGGAGCCGGGGAAGCCATCGGGCACATAGGAGGCCACGGCAGCGGCCCAGGAGGACACGGGAGCCAGCATACACACGGGAGCGGCGGTAGCGTCGATGACGTAAGCCAGCTTCGCCCGGGAGATCTTGTGGCTCTCGGTAACGGGACGCATAACAGCGCCTACGGTCAGGCAGTTGAAGTAGTCATCGATGAAGATCAGCACGCCCAGGAGCATGGTCATCAGCTGTGCGCCGGAACGGGTCTTCACGGACTTGGATGCCCAGCGGCCAAAGGCTGCGGAGCCGCCGGCCTTGTTCATCAGGTCCACCATGATGCCCAGGATGACCAGGAAG
This is a stretch of genomic DNA from Vescimonas fastidiosa. It encodes these proteins:
- a CDS encoding Na+/H+ antiporter NhaC family protein; its protein translation is MEKKSTKIAYFIALAVVIVALVIAKVTNDGSGFVATGWALFPPVVAIALALISKEVYSSLFLGCLVGALLLADFSPWQTVVNFIGAGEGVGMINAIDISILIFLVILGIMVDLMNKAGGSAAFGRWASKSVKTRSGAQLMTMLLGVLIFIDDYFNCLTVGAVMRPVTESHKISRAKLAYVIDATAAPVCMLAPVSSWAAAVASYVPDGFPGSRISMFLSQIPFNYYCILTLVMVIVTSVLNIDYGPMLKHEYNAQVKDDLFTTPERPFAGADDYEEGDKHSSVLDLLLPVIVLIALCIVGLIWTGGMWDAESDNYHNFVMSFSDATAGTGLCLGSIVAIVVTFIYYWLRGLISFNKSMESIPNGFIQMISPILILCFAWTLCGLCRDNGLQVGAFVEGVMANTGSLAKFLPAVIFIVACFIGFATGTSWGTIGIMVPLVCAVFDWNSQITLLSIGLAASCAGGVCGDHLSPISDTTIMASAGAHCFHLNHVATQIPYGVTVAAVSFVSFIIAGLLQNVVICMIIAIVLMIATLLVIRVVVGKKHAGIFAEMAAADKALYNK